A single window of Candidatus Flexicrinis affinis DNA harbors:
- the mutL gene encoding DNA mismatch repair endonuclease MutL, whose translation MPISVLPDHVVAQIAAGEVVERPASVVKELIENALDAGAATVSVAAAGGGRRLIRVSDDGSGISSKEVELAFARHATSKLRTADDLSHLETLGFRGEALCSIAAVSQVTCLSRSRDETTGVKLVIEGSEVVMRSTVGAPAGTIITVENLFYNVPARLKFLKAESTERRLITQMVMQLAMAFPSVRFVLEHDGREAFRSTGSGSLEDVVVAAYGVDTVTHMLPVDSSGGTIAVRGLTSSPEVTRTDRSRIHIFVNGRVVHDTSLTYAITQAYTGVLESGQYPTSIVKIALPTEDVDINVHPTKAEVRFRDPSAVFAVTQRAIREAVGGMASTRRDGGWHDAGRSLFGTMRTQTGGGSASLPQRDEADDVQPRTVRESTESPAVIDELSPERPRTLPVLRVVGQMGARYIVAEGPAGMYLIDQHAAHARVLYGQLIDAIESDALQTTEEIVGTAHVTAAQLRMIEQAETLLERCGVACEPFGPQTVRVVRAPDILSGVPADEVVAVILDTLNHDDPQDRLIRGLAHVGAVRTGQVLAMDQMQQLVRLLERTPEPLVSPIGTPTLLHLSSDQLSREFGRRGGN comes from the coding sequence ATGCCCATCTCCGTACTGCCCGACCACGTCGTTGCGCAGATTGCCGCAGGCGAAGTGGTCGAGCGTCCCGCATCGGTTGTCAAGGAACTGATTGAAAACGCACTCGACGCTGGCGCCGCGACCGTATCGGTTGCGGCTGCCGGCGGCGGCCGCCGGCTGATTCGCGTTAGCGACGACGGCAGCGGCATCTCGAGCAAAGAAGTGGAGTTGGCGTTTGCGCGGCACGCCACAAGCAAATTACGCACCGCGGACGACCTAAGCCATTTGGAGACGCTCGGCTTTCGAGGCGAGGCACTCTGCAGCATCGCGGCGGTCAGCCAGGTGACGTGCCTCTCCCGCTCTCGTGACGAGACAACCGGCGTGAAGCTGGTCATCGAGGGCAGCGAGGTCGTCATGCGGTCGACTGTGGGCGCGCCCGCAGGTACGATCATTACGGTCGAAAACCTGTTCTACAACGTCCCGGCACGACTGAAGTTCCTCAAGGCCGAGTCGACCGAGCGCCGGCTGATCACGCAGATGGTGATGCAGTTGGCGATGGCATTTCCGTCGGTGCGTTTCGTCCTTGAACATGACGGGCGCGAAGCGTTCCGATCAACGGGAAGCGGGAGCTTGGAGGACGTCGTCGTTGCGGCCTACGGCGTCGATACCGTGACGCACATGCTCCCGGTCGACAGCTCAGGCGGAACTATCGCTGTCCGCGGGCTCACAAGCTCGCCGGAAGTCACACGTACGGACCGATCACGTATCCACATCTTCGTCAACGGGCGTGTCGTTCACGACACCAGCCTGACGTATGCGATCACACAGGCGTACACCGGGGTACTGGAAAGTGGCCAGTACCCGACGTCAATCGTCAAGATTGCACTGCCGACCGAGGATGTGGACATTAACGTGCACCCGACCAAGGCGGAAGTCCGGTTTCGCGATCCATCGGCGGTGTTTGCCGTCACGCAGCGCGCGATTCGCGAGGCGGTGGGCGGCATGGCATCGACGCGCCGTGACGGTGGCTGGCACGACGCAGGGCGTTCGCTCTTCGGCACGATGCGCACGCAAACAGGCGGGGGCAGCGCGTCTTTACCGCAGCGGGACGAGGCTGACGACGTCCAGCCGCGCACAGTCCGCGAATCCACAGAGTCGCCTGCGGTAATCGACGAGCTCTCGCCCGAACGACCCCGCACACTGCCCGTGCTGCGGGTCGTCGGGCAGATGGGCGCGCGTTACATCGTCGCTGAAGGTCCTGCCGGGATGTACCTGATTGACCAGCATGCGGCACATGCCCGCGTGTTGTACGGTCAGCTTATCGACGCGATTGAATCGGACGCCCTGCAGACGACTGAGGAAATCGTCGGGACAGCGCACGTCACGGCAGCGCAGCTTCGCATGATCGAACAGGCCGAGACGCTCCTCGAACGCTGCGGGGTCGCCTGCGAGCCGTTCGGGCCGCAGACTGTGCGAGTCGTCCGTGCGCCCGATATCCTGAGCGGCGTCCCGGCCGACGAGGTGGTCGCCGTGATTCTTGATACGCTGAACCATGACGACCCCCAAGACAGGCTGATTCGTGGCTTGGCCCATGTCGGTGCCGTGCGCACCGGCCAGGTACTTGCCATGGATCAAATGCAGCAGTTGGTGCGGCTGTTGGAACGCACACCCGAACCGCTGGTTAGCCCGATAGGTACACCGACGCTGCTGCACCTCAGCAGCGATCAACTCTCGCGTGAGTTTGGCCGGCGCGGCGGGAATTAG
- a CDS encoding J domain-containing protein: MVRFDTYNASAHLVRQLEASGTATVSHDGGDNMLVELADGHSVSIHLIETRIPPYEIRLNLQDNGSADIHTLFILWGAMFLPDDGELFRPDPWMMALVMLYGGKLYAFDVYGKDIRIFPTFFDPIAPGLYHVRYGDDIDVTRLGIGESTMVYPDLRGTWKIADFEGIVPPRRKHRAEHARPHRRHHAAKRVETPWEILGVGRSAKRDEVKHAYRKLARHFHPDLNRSPDATHMMQKVNLAYQAVLRELGDDPSGGRS; encoded by the coding sequence GTGGTTCGATTCGATACCTACAATGCCAGCGCGCACCTCGTTCGTCAGCTTGAGGCGTCGGGAACCGCAACCGTGTCTCATGACGGCGGGGACAATATGCTGGTCGAACTGGCAGACGGCCACAGTGTCAGCATCCATTTGATCGAGACGCGGATACCGCCGTACGAAATCCGCCTCAATTTGCAGGACAACGGGTCTGCCGACATACACACCTTGTTTATCCTGTGGGGCGCGATGTTTTTGCCCGACGACGGCGAACTCTTTCGTCCCGATCCGTGGATGATGGCGCTGGTGATGCTGTATGGCGGTAAGCTGTACGCCTTTGACGTTTACGGCAAAGACATACGCATTTTCCCAACCTTCTTCGACCCGATCGCACCGGGCCTGTATCACGTGCGGTATGGCGATGACATCGACGTCACACGCTTGGGCATTGGCGAGTCGACGATGGTGTATCCGGACTTGCGCGGCACGTGGAAGATCGCCGACTTTGAGGGGATTGTTCCGCCGCGCCGCAAGCACCGGGCAGAGCATGCGCGTCCGCACCGACGTCACCATGCCGCGAAACGTGTCGAAACACCGTGGGAGATCTTGGGCGTAGGGCGCTCAGCCAAGCGTGACGAGGTCAAACACGCGTACCGTAAGCTCGCCCGTCACTTCCATCCGGACCTCAATCGCTCGCCGGATGCCACCCACATGATGCAGAAAGTGAACCTAGCGTATCAGGCCGTCCTCAGGGAGCTCGGCGACGACCCGTCGGGCGGGCGTTCCTAG
- a CDS encoding HAMP domain-containing histidine kinase, whose amino-acid sequence MATVDAPVLPETEIIVDHQQLIERLNALTHRIDRLRLLLKMVAEMTGASNVAFTSPDLWNTIFWVHETIVVDDKTLVGNTVVSNEVTPDLVEAVRVADVNPFDANPDFFVAREFGVKKVMALRADKSLWGFFLFREDDIHVPDTEWFAYVLSVLRMVATEHVTSSNQTKFVNEVAHDTKGVLAAVTLAADFMNEDLQKLKLTRKFTRQLGRLFESAQQASSLIDNGFGFGKYDPETDQIQMSLSEVDLFELRRGIVERFQLVAKFRNINLKLRGGRGKAVVMADRELLARAFTNLVQNAFKFTPPDGTVTMDIQKGDPVVVTVEDTGVGIAPEHHEAIFQRKFQVEQRSQYRAKGHGLGLFIVRKIVEQHGGTVHVESELGAGAKFVVKLPVNGPAGYYEDF is encoded by the coding sequence ATGGCAACTGTAGATGCTCCGGTACTTCCTGAGACGGAGATCATTGTGGATCATCAGCAGCTTATTGAACGACTGAATGCATTGACGCATCGGATTGACCGGTTGCGCCTGCTTTTGAAGATGGTGGCGGAAATGACTGGCGCCTCCAACGTAGCGTTTACCTCGCCTGACTTGTGGAACACGATCTTTTGGGTTCATGAGACTATCGTCGTCGACGACAAAACGCTCGTTGGGAACACGGTGGTATCCAATGAGGTCACGCCCGACCTTGTCGAAGCCGTGCGCGTCGCGGACGTCAACCCGTTCGACGCTAACCCGGACTTCTTCGTCGCACGTGAATTCGGCGTCAAGAAGGTCATGGCGCTGAGGGCGGACAAATCGCTGTGGGGTTTCTTCCTGTTCCGGGAAGACGACATCCACGTTCCGGACACGGAATGGTTTGCTTATGTGCTCAGCGTGTTGAGGATGGTCGCCACCGAGCACGTAACGTCGTCAAATCAGACCAAATTCGTCAATGAGGTTGCCCACGATACAAAGGGCGTTTTGGCCGCCGTTACGCTTGCCGCGGACTTCATGAACGAAGATCTGCAGAAACTCAAATTGACGCGCAAGTTCACGCGGCAGCTTGGACGGCTGTTTGAATCGGCCCAGCAAGCATCGAGCCTCATCGACAATGGGTTCGGTTTCGGCAAGTACGATCCCGAGACGGATCAGATTCAAATGTCTCTCAGCGAAGTCGACCTGTTTGAACTGCGCCGCGGAATCGTCGAACGTTTCCAGCTCGTCGCCAAGTTCCGCAACATCAACCTGAAGCTGCGCGGCGGACGAGGCAAGGCGGTGGTAATGGCCGATCGCGAACTGCTGGCACGTGCCTTTACCAACCTCGTACAGAACGCGTTCAAGTTCACGCCCCCGGACGGGACCGTGACGATGGATATTCAAAAAGGCGACCCGGTTGTGGTCACTGTCGAAGACACAGGTGTCGGGATCGCACCGGAGCATCACGAGGCGATCTTCCAGCGCAAGTTCCAAGTTGAGCAGAGGTCGCAGTACCGTGCCAAAGGGCACGGCCTTGGCCTGTTCATCGTTCGCAAGATCGTCGAGCAGCACGGCGGTACGGTGCATGTCGAGAGCGAACTGGGCGCGGGCGCCAAATTCGTCGTGAAGCTCCCGGTGAACGGCCCAGCCGGTTACTACGAAGACTTCTAG
- a CDS encoding acyl--CoA ligase translates to MTDASIAEDRTRALIAQARTVNGLSPSLHLVPHFNIRQLLSQHAKTSSSAPYLIFLDRDGSREQLSYAEFNARVHQVANMLHDDLGVRRGDRVATIAHNHSDTVLIYFACWVIGACVAPQNVTEDDRRIAFILRNSEAKVVLVRSEYMERAVQIVHGPESDGLGAPNIRTIVQVGGEPVEDIPHFQTLVKNLPYTYLGDGAPVKSSDDSVYVSPRVPTLEDEALLVYTSGTTGAPKGVVLTQYNLLVDAHGIASAQSITGNQRLMCVLPIHHVNGIVVTLVTPLLVGGSVVLNRAFSVSTFWRTVIAERVNIVSVVPTLLQFLLEQAREQQASGLPLFGEGIHRRGLTHFRHFVCGAGTLSVALARDFEDTFGIPILHGYGLSETTCYSCFLPIDITWNEHQAWLQDFGYPSIGLPIGVNEMAIFNEAGQPVGEGERGEICVRGHNVMHGYFKRPDANAETFKFGWFRSGDEGFFKRDKLGRTYFFITGRIKELINRGGVKFSPFEIEEVMLEIPGVRVALAVAFANDYYGEEVGAYIVLNEGAEVTEDDVLRHCRDRLTFEKSPKVVVFGTEVPVTTTGKYQRLKLQDQFAEYRATQFKK, encoded by the coding sequence ATGACGGATGCCTCGATCGCAGAAGATCGTACGCGCGCGTTGATCGCTCAGGCACGGACCGTAAACGGCCTGTCGCCGTCGCTGCATTTGGTGCCGCACTTCAACATCCGTCAGCTCTTGTCGCAGCACGCGAAAACGTCGTCGTCCGCGCCATACCTGATCTTCCTCGACCGCGACGGCAGCCGCGAGCAGTTGAGCTATGCCGAGTTCAACGCGCGCGTACATCAAGTCGCCAACATGCTGCACGACGATCTGGGCGTCCGGCGCGGCGACCGTGTGGCTACCATTGCGCACAATCACAGCGACACTGTGTTGATCTATTTCGCGTGCTGGGTGATTGGAGCATGCGTCGCCCCACAAAACGTAACCGAAGACGACCGGCGGATCGCGTTCATCTTACGCAATAGCGAGGCGAAAGTCGTGCTGGTGCGCAGCGAATATATGGAGCGCGCCGTCCAGATCGTTCACGGACCGGAGTCGGATGGCTTGGGCGCGCCGAACATCCGGACGATCGTGCAGGTCGGTGGAGAGCCGGTGGAGGACATCCCGCACTTCCAGACTCTGGTGAAGAATCTGCCCTATACCTATCTTGGCGACGGCGCGCCGGTCAAGTCCAGTGACGACTCGGTCTACGTCAGCCCGCGCGTCCCGACGCTTGAGGACGAGGCACTGCTCGTCTATACCAGCGGGACCACCGGCGCACCGAAGGGCGTTGTCCTCACCCAGTACAACCTGCTCGTCGACGCGCACGGAATCGCCTCGGCGCAGTCCATCACGGGAAATCAGCGCCTGATGTGCGTGCTGCCCATTCACCACGTCAACGGCATCGTCGTCACGCTCGTGACGCCGCTGTTGGTCGGCGGTTCGGTCGTCCTCAACCGCGCGTTCTCAGTCTCGACGTTCTGGCGGACGGTGATTGCGGAACGCGTCAACATCGTCAGCGTTGTGCCGACACTGCTTCAGTTCCTGCTCGAACAAGCACGCGAGCAGCAAGCGTCGGGTCTGCCACTGTTTGGCGAGGGAATACACCGGCGCGGCCTGACGCACTTCCGACACTTTGTCTGCGGCGCAGGCACGCTGTCGGTCGCGCTCGCCCGCGACTTCGAGGACACGTTTGGAATTCCGATCCTGCATGGTTACGGCCTGAGCGAGACGACCTGCTACAGCTGCTTCCTGCCAATTGACATCACGTGGAACGAGCATCAGGCGTGGCTGCAAGACTTCGGATACCCGAGCATCGGCCTCCCGATTGGCGTCAACGAGATGGCGATCTTCAATGAGGCGGGTCAGCCCGTCGGCGAAGGCGAGCGCGGCGAGATTTGCGTGCGCGGACACAATGTCATGCACGGGTATTTCAAGCGTCCCGATGCCAACGCCGAGACGTTCAAGTTCGGCTGGTTTCGCAGCGGCGACGAAGGGTTTTTCAAGCGCGACAAGCTCGGTCGGACCTACTTCTTTATCACAGGCAGAATCAAGGAACTCATCAACCGTGGCGGGGTCAAGTTCAGCCCGTTCGAGATCGAAGAAGTCATGCTTGAAATTCCCGGCGTCCGCGTGGCACTTGCAGTCGCTTTCGCAAACGACTACTACGGCGAAGAAGTTGGCGCGTATATCGTGCTAAACGAGGGCGCCGAGGTGACCGAGGACGACGTCTTGCGCCACTGCCGCGACCGGCTCACGTTCGAAAAGTCGCCGAAAGTCGTGGTGTTCGGCACGGAAGTGCCGGTGACGACCACCGGCAAGTATCAGCGCCTGAAGCTGCAGGATCAATTCGCCGAATACCGCGCAACTCAATTTAAGAAATGA
- a CDS encoding transglycosylase domain-containing protein, with translation MTTPPIPDDYEDDDVPFQLPKADNYRDDDRLSDSELRAQDQPLRAEPTADLDQPVSDDTDEIPADVLEQMRTTRRPVMPPPTARPSADEDVHFSVPHTVRHRPSDHPDTPTLIGTGGLDPNPDMTVRRVDATIQSPVARPPDAQFQRPPAGQTMARPGYAPPPTLVGAPPVKAQGSARRKLPSKRRRGLRPGCVAIALGVIVTLCGGLTLLTVLIGGIAYARVGDLLNERLANLDTYNPFQTTFLLDRNGRELYQIIGEGRRTRIPLAEIPKFVIDATVATEDDEFWTNIGIDIAATTLAVTNFVTGDVNTAGGSTITQQLVRNVLFDAAYRSERTATRKAEEIALAIALTTRESKERILELYLNEIYYGNLAYGIEAAAQTFFSKPARALTLAESALLAGLPQAPRDLDPLNPDPAVQSAVYDRWRLVLDLMLSEDFITQAEHDAALRDGYTLVPPEPPLNAPHFTFFARDQWQQLMESLGYSPDVIAAGGFRVYTTVDIEINNMAQAAVREQIARLGANNVTNGAVVVLKPITGEILAMVGSADYDNEAIDGSFNVTLGLRQPGSTVKAFTYAAALERGMSPGDVIWDTRTEIGIPGQPPYVPVNYDNTFHGPMRMRTALANSYNIPAVQTLRHNVGVAYYIDFVRRLGMTSVTGDPSLYGLSITLGGAEVSPLELTRGFSVFANEGVFVDSEAILCVLDSDGRIVYQYENACPSGTPTPQTVDRSRLTARVLDPRIAYLISDVLSDNAARSQAFGSNSILRTPFQSSVKTGTTNEVKDNWTVGFTRNVAVGVWVGNSDGSRMVNTSGVTGAAPIWNQVITTIYSNSRWLDQFKFQGQLLPDQAGVPQGMSRRSICDVRALQDPAGGCPAQVTEWFLDGPAGVPDGSGGLAYPQQQPPPQPDPNSSAQLVSPGVYQSWVTRLSPEVSNAIQFSVAPGQKRPPAPIYCRVPPSLLGSASNAQQQLFIAPPPDGNDAADAESYARSRGLAFLPTVECSADLAAAGGGFGSLPSGVVNANVTFPAPGEVLGGVPVPILGTIDFAPGQVSVYRFLIRGPQFPEWTMIGEQHNNPVVNGQLEVLYPPYVPGAYELKLEILAPDSSLIQVPITVPFNVQ, from the coding sequence ATGACAACTCCGCCGATTCCGGATGACTACGAAGACGACGACGTCCCGTTTCAGCTTCCCAAAGCGGACAACTATCGGGATGACGACCGGCTGAGCGACAGTGAACTGCGCGCACAGGATCAACCGCTGCGCGCCGAGCCGACTGCGGACCTCGATCAGCCCGTCAGCGACGACACGGACGAAATCCCGGCGGATGTGCTGGAGCAAATGCGTACGACGCGCCGCCCGGTGATGCCGCCGCCGACGGCGAGGCCATCGGCCGATGAGGACGTTCACTTCAGCGTGCCCCATACGGTGCGCCACCGGCCATCCGACCATCCCGATACGCCGACGCTGATTGGAACGGGCGGGCTTGATCCGAATCCCGACATGACCGTGCGCCGGGTCGATGCGACGATTCAGTCGCCGGTCGCGCGTCCGCCAGATGCACAGTTTCAGCGTCCGCCGGCGGGCCAGACGATGGCACGTCCCGGCTATGCGCCACCGCCGACACTCGTTGGCGCGCCACCGGTCAAGGCGCAGGGCAGTGCCCGTAGGAAACTGCCTTCGAAGCGCCGCCGAGGCCTTCGGCCGGGGTGCGTTGCGATTGCGTTAGGCGTGATCGTCACCCTATGCGGCGGTTTGACCTTGCTTACCGTCCTGATCGGCGGTATCGCTTACGCCCGCGTGGGCGATCTGCTAAACGAGCGCCTCGCAAACCTCGACACGTACAATCCGTTCCAGACGACGTTTCTGCTGGACCGCAACGGACGCGAGCTGTATCAGATCATCGGCGAAGGGCGCCGTACTCGCATTCCGCTGGCCGAGATTCCCAAGTTCGTCATCGACGCGACCGTGGCGACGGAGGATGACGAATTCTGGACGAACATCGGTATCGATATTGCGGCGACGACGTTGGCTGTCACGAACTTCGTCACGGGCGACGTAAACACGGCAGGCGGCAGCACCATCACGCAGCAACTCGTCCGGAATGTGTTGTTCGATGCCGCGTACCGCAGCGAGCGCACCGCTACCCGCAAGGCAGAAGAGATCGCCCTCGCCATCGCGCTCACCACGCGCGAAAGCAAAGAGCGCATTCTCGAGCTGTACTTGAACGAGATCTACTACGGCAATCTGGCGTACGGCATCGAGGCGGCTGCGCAGACATTCTTCAGCAAACCGGCACGCGCGCTCACGTTGGCCGAATCGGCCTTGCTCGCCGGTCTGCCGCAGGCCCCGCGCGACCTCGACCCGCTCAACCCCGACCCGGCAGTACAGAGCGCAGTTTACGACCGCTGGCGGCTTGTGCTCGACTTGATGCTGTCGGAGGACTTCATTACGCAAGCGGAGCACGACGCCGCGCTGCGGGATGGATACACGCTTGTGCCGCCCGAGCCGCCGCTCAATGCGCCTCACTTCACGTTCTTCGCTCGTGATCAGTGGCAGCAGCTCATGGAGTCGCTAGGGTACTCGCCCGATGTCATCGCTGCCGGTGGTTTCCGCGTCTACACCACGGTCGACATTGAAATCAACAACATGGCGCAAGCCGCCGTGCGCGAGCAGATCGCGCGGCTAGGCGCGAACAACGTGACCAATGGCGCGGTCGTCGTCCTTAAGCCGATCACAGGTGAAATCCTCGCCATGGTCGGCAGCGCGGACTACGACAATGAGGCTATTGATGGCAGCTTCAATGTGACGTTGGGGCTGCGCCAACCTGGCAGTACCGTCAAGGCCTTCACGTATGCGGCGGCGCTCGAACGCGGTATGTCCCCGGGTGACGTAATCTGGGACACGCGGACCGAAATCGGCATCCCCGGACAGCCGCCTTACGTGCCGGTCAACTACGACAACACCTTCCACGGTCCGATGCGCATGCGTACTGCGCTTGCCAACAGCTACAACATCCCGGCGGTGCAAACTCTGCGCCACAACGTGGGCGTGGCCTATTACATCGATTTCGTGCGCCGTTTGGGTATGACCAGCGTCACTGGCGATCCAAGTCTGTACGGACTGTCGATTACGTTGGGCGGCGCCGAGGTCAGCCCGCTTGAGCTGACGCGCGGGTTCTCGGTATTCGCCAACGAGGGCGTGTTTGTCGACTCCGAGGCGATCCTATGTGTGCTGGACAGCGACGGAAGGATCGTCTACCAGTACGAGAACGCCTGTCCTTCCGGCACGCCGACACCGCAGACCGTTGACCGCTCACGGCTCACCGCCCGCGTGCTCGATCCGCGTATTGCGTATCTGATCTCCGATGTCCTCTCGGACAATGCGGCCCGCAGCCAAGCCTTCGGCTCGAATTCGATTCTACGCACGCCGTTCCAATCTTCCGTCAAGACCGGTACGACCAACGAGGTCAAGGACAACTGGACGGTCGGATTTACACGGAACGTGGCCGTTGGTGTGTGGGTCGGCAACAGCGACGGGTCGCGCATGGTGAATACGTCTGGCGTTACCGGCGCGGCGCCGATCTGGAATCAAGTCATCACGACGATCTACAGTAACAGCCGATGGCTCGATCAGTTCAAGTTCCAGGGTCAACTGCTGCCCGATCAGGCAGGCGTACCACAAGGCATGTCGCGCCGTTCGATTTGCGATGTACGGGCCTTGCAGGATCCCGCGGGGGGCTGCCCGGCGCAGGTCACCGAATGGTTCTTGGACGGGCCGGCGGGTGTTCCCGACGGTTCGGGCGGGCTGGCGTATCCGCAGCAGCAGCCCCCGCCGCAGCCCGACCCGAACAGCTCGGCGCAGCTTGTCAGCCCCGGGGTGTATCAGTCGTGGGTCACGCGGCTGTCGCCAGAGGTATCGAACGCGATCCAATTCAGCGTTGCGCCGGGCCAGAAGCGCCCGCCTGCGCCGATCTACTGCCGTGTACCGCCATCGCTGCTTGGCAGCGCGTCCAACGCGCAGCAGCAGCTGTTTATCGCGCCGCCGCCGGATGGCAATGACGCGGCCGACGCGGAGTCCTATGCACGCTCGCGCGGGCTGGCATTCTTGCCTACCGTCGAGTGCTCGGCCGACCTGGCTGCGGCGGGTGGGGGATTCGGCAGCCTGCCAAGCGGCGTCGTCAACGCGAACGTAACGTTTCCGGCGCCGGGTGAGGTGCTCGGCGGCGTGCCGGTGCCGATCCTCGGTACGATTGATTTCGCGCCGGGGCAGGTCAGCGTATATCGCTTCCTCATCCGCGGCCCGCAGTTCCCGGAGTGGACGATGATTGGCGAGCAGCACAACAACCCGGTCGTCAACGGCCAGCTCGAAGTGCTGTATCCACCGTATGTGCCGGGGGCGTATGAACTTAAGCTCGAAATCCTCGCGCCGGATTCAAGCCTAATTCAGGTGCCGATCACCGTACCGTTTAACGTTCAGTGA